In Rosa rugosa chromosome 4, drRosRugo1.1, whole genome shotgun sequence, the genomic stretch atttagccccacGACTATTTTTAGCCCTTTCAGTTGGAGCAGGCCTGACACTCTCCTGCTCCTTTTCTCTCCACCAACACCAAATCCACACAACCTTACAATTTGGAGTGAATTCGCACACGATAAAAGTAATGAGTTACAGTTCAGAAGACAGCAGCAGTCCGACGACGGCCGGGAACGGCCGCAAGTTGAAGGGAGTGCGTCAAAGAAAATGGGGCAAGTGGGTGTCGGAAATCCGCGTCCCCGGCACGCAGGACCGCCTCTGGCTCGGCTCTTTCTCCACTGCCGAGGCCGCCGCCGTTGCTCGCGACGTTGCTTACTATTGCTTGCATAAGCCTTCGACTCTGGAGGGCCTCAACTTTCCTACAATCTTGCCTTGTTCGGTTAATCAAACGGCGGACATGTGGCCGAGGTCGATACAGAAGGCGGCTTCAGATGCCGGCATGGCTGTTGATGCTCAGCTGATCAATGCTTATAGTAACAGCTCGTCGTCTCCGCAAAACGGGAGACAGGCCAACGGAAGTGAGCCACGTGGAATGCAGAGCGGCGGGTGTTGGGACGACGCCGGTGAGAGTTCATCAGCCACTACCGGCGGCGTGGCGCTGAGTATTTCGATTGAAGATTATCTCTAGACTCTAGCTAGCTAATAGTAGAAAAATGTTAAGACTATCTTTTGATCGGTTGACGGTTTTTCTAAGACTGTCAACGTTTGGCTGTCTTTTTCGACAGCGGGAGGTGACGCACGGAGTGGCATCATATGTATTAGCTTGGAGCTTACATGTTGTATATGTGTATATAGGGGTCACTCAACTTGTGGGTGAGTTCTGTACCCCAGAAATGGAAACATAACTGATAATGATTTAAAATAGAAAGTTGGTTTTTCAAGTTGAGCCTTGACTTTGACCCCAAAAGCCAAAACGAAActgaagaagaggtaaaaaaaagtgaaaaactaGGTCGATCGGGTCAGCTATGTATGATCAGTGATAGTTGTTGGTTTGAATTTCAACTCGATCCTTTGGGTACTTCACAC encodes the following:
- the LOC133707025 gene encoding ethylene-responsive transcription factor ERF020-like, whose amino-acid sequence is MSYSSEDSSSPTTAGNGRKLKGVRQRKWGKWVSEIRVPGTQDRLWLGSFSTAEAAAVARDVAYYCLHKPSTLEGLNFPTILPCSVNQTADMWPRSIQKAASDAGMAVDAQLINAYSNSSSSPQNGRQANGSEPRGMQSGGCWDDAGESSSATTGGVALSISIEDYL